CGCACTCTCGCCACCGACCGGCTTTAACCGTCTCGCCTACGGTCAACGTTTCAAAGGCGTCTTCCGCAGTCACAACCCGGCCGTCTTCACGCGCTTGCAGCTCGGCGTGAATTTGAACGCTTCGGTAACCTCGAATGTCATCCGCAATCCCAACTCGGGAGCAGCACCGATCCCACAGAGCTACCAGGTCGGGGAACCAATCGCGGATTTTACCATCGGCTACGGCCTTCCGGGCAAGCCCGGTTACACCTACACCCGCCCTTTCGACTATTTTGACTTTCAGTTCACCGCCGCCGGCAGCAACGTATTTGAGAATATCATCAGTCGCGGCCTGCTCTACGGGACAGCCTATTCCGCCGGCGACAACTATCGCGGAGTCTGGGGCCTTTATGGCATGTACGATTACATCGCGCCGCAGATTTTTCGCGTCTCCACCACGGCAGTAGGCCTCGGTAGCACGGCGCAATGGTGGCTCTCAAAAAGAATTGCACTGCAGGGTACGGCTCTCGCCGGAGTCGGCTATGGCTCGGCCGGCACAATTCACGGCGCCGGCGAACGAGACTATCACAGTGGCGTCAGCCCGCAGGGTTTGCTGGCATCGCGTCTCATCTTCGGTGATCGTGCTGCGTTAGACCTGGAACTGCGCGATTACTACGTCAGCAGTTTGGCAGCCTCAGAAAACAACGGGTCGGAGAATATTATCCGCGGGGTCGCGACGCTCACCGTGCGCGTGTACAACCTCCACGGCATAACCCTCAGATACACTGTTTCGCAACGGGATGCGCACTATAGCACCCTGAATGACTCCCACCAGACCGTGGGGGCTGTAAGTATTGGCTACACCTACCTTGGGCAGACCCGCTTCGGTGCGGTCGACTGGCGGTCCAAAAGCGCCGGGGGCCCTTAACCTTGAAGAGGAGCTTACATATGAGGATTTTTATCAACAGATATCTGGTTGTGTGCC
Above is a genomic segment from Geopsychrobacter electrodiphilus DSM 16401 containing:
- a CDS encoding DUF3943 domain-containing protein gives rise to the protein MSLRTFINALLVLALLIPASAFAEDPKLDTKSQKVAPTAFADEKPRPVLHWGEGDGKSYFVPALDISGFLLILNQYDRHFIDDDVYHSDFSSFKKNLTGAWVSDSDPFAINQFMHPYAGSMYYGFARSAGLDYWSSLGYTASGSLLWELAGETSPPSINDEFTTGFGGTILGEPLYRMASLLLESGNGKPGFWRELGAAALSPPTGFNRLAYGQRFKGVFRSHNPAVFTRLQLGVNLNASVTSNVIRNPNSGAAPIPQSYQVGEPIADFTIGYGLPGKPGYTYTRPFDYFDFQFTAAGSNVFENIISRGLLYGTAYSAGDNYRGVWGLYGMYDYIAPQIFRVSTTAVGLGSTAQWWLSKRIALQGTALAGVGYGSAGTIHGAGERDYHSGVSPQGLLASRLIFGDRAALDLELRDYYVSSLAASENNGSENIIRGVATLTVRVYNLHGITLRYTVSQRDAHYSTLNDSHQTVGAVSIGYTYLGQTRFGAVDWRSKSAGGP